The Halobellus sp. MBLA0158 genome has a window encoding:
- a CDS encoding tRNA (N(6)-L-threonylcarbamoyladenosine(37)-C(2))-methylthiotransferase yields MARYHIETYGCTSNRGESRQIESALRDAGHYPVDGPEAADVAIMNTCTVVEKTERNMLRRAKELESETADLIITGCMALAQGEEFREEDVDAQILHWDDVPAAVTNGECPTPGPGTEPVLDGVVGILPIARGCLSNCSYCITKFATGRVDSPPVEENVEKARALVHAGAKELRITGQDTGVYGWDEGERKLPELLDRICTEIDGDFRVRLGMANPGGVHGIREELADVFARHDELYNFIHLPVQSGSDTVLEDMRRQHRVEKFVEIVETFDRKLDYWTLSTDFIVGFPTETDDDHAQSMALFREVRPEKVNITRFSKRPGTDAADLKGLGGSVKKERSKEMSELKMDVVAEAYESMVGETREVVAVREGTGDSVKCRDEAYRQIIVQNASERGIELGDTVEVEVTSHQTVYAFGEPV; encoded by the coding sequence ATGGCCCGATACCACATCGAGACGTACGGTTGCACCTCCAACCGCGGCGAGAGCCGGCAGATCGAGAGCGCGCTCCGCGACGCCGGCCACTACCCCGTCGACGGCCCGGAGGCGGCCGACGTCGCCATTATGAACACCTGCACGGTGGTCGAGAAGACGGAGCGCAACATGCTCCGCCGGGCCAAAGAACTCGAATCCGAGACCGCGGACCTGATCATCACCGGCTGTATGGCGCTCGCCCAGGGCGAGGAGTTCCGCGAGGAGGACGTCGACGCGCAGATCCTCCACTGGGACGACGTCCCCGCCGCCGTGACGAACGGCGAGTGTCCCACCCCCGGGCCGGGGACCGAGCCCGTCCTGGACGGCGTCGTCGGCATCCTCCCGATCGCCCGCGGGTGTCTCTCGAACTGTTCGTACTGCATCACGAAGTTCGCGACCGGCCGCGTCGACTCCCCGCCGGTCGAGGAGAACGTCGAGAAGGCCCGCGCGCTGGTCCACGCCGGCGCGAAGGAACTCCGAATCACCGGCCAAGACACCGGCGTCTACGGCTGGGACGAGGGCGAGCGGAAGCTCCCCGAACTGCTGGATCGAATCTGCACCGAGATCGACGGCGACTTCCGGGTCCGGCTGGGGATGGCCAACCCCGGCGGCGTCCACGGCATCCGCGAGGAACTGGCCGACGTCTTCGCGCGCCACGACGAACTCTACAACTTCATCCACCTCCCCGTGCAGTCGGGGTCGGACACCGTCTTGGAGGATATGCGCCGCCAACACCGCGTCGAGAAGTTCGTCGAGATCGTCGAGACCTTCGACCGGAAGTTGGACTACTGGACGCTCTCGACGGACTTCATCGTCGGCTTCCCGACCGAGACCGACGACGACCACGCCCAGAGTATGGCGCTCTTCCGGGAAGTGCGACCCGAGAAGGTGAACATCACGCGCTTCTCGAAGCGGCCGGGCACCGACGCCGCGGACCTGAAGGGCCTCGGCGGGTCGGTGAAGAAGGAGCGCTCGAAGGAGATGTCCGAACTGAAGATGGACGTCGTCGCCGAGGCCTACGAGTCGATGGTCGGCGAGACCAGGGAGGTCGTGGCCGTCCGCGAGGGCACCGGCGACTCGGTGAAGTGCCGCGACGAGGCCTACCGGCAGATCATCGTCCAGAACGCCTCGGAACGCGGGATCGAACTCGGCGACACCGTCGAGGTCGAGGTCACGAGCCACCAGACGGTCTACGCGTTCGGCGAGCCGGTCTGA
- a CDS encoding cation diffusion facilitator family transporter, which produces MSDDRRRVVRRVGAIVLAVNLALVLAKGGVWWVSGSLAVGSEAVNSLADSVYSIVVLAGLYLTTQPPDFEHPHGHERIEPFVSLFVAVGVFAAGGAVLWNATTSVLNGTYGVDGGAAAVVVLVGTAGAKYGLYRYCLRIGEERHSPAVTAAALDNRNDILTAAAALVGVLGAAAGAPILDPIAGAVVSLGIFYTGYEIVRDNVNYLVGAAPPEELRREIIERALAHPEVRGAHDVVAHYVGPEVDVSLHIEVEGDMTLFEAHDIESEVVEAVRAMPEVDDVFVHVDPKELGEWKPDPEADRLAGIDDDRGADGNDGSDSSEADATADGNS; this is translated from the coding sequence ATGAGCGACGACCGCAGGCGCGTCGTCCGCCGCGTCGGGGCGATCGTCCTCGCCGTCAACCTCGCGCTCGTCCTCGCGAAGGGCGGGGTCTGGTGGGTCTCGGGGAGCCTCGCGGTCGGCTCCGAGGCGGTCAACAGCCTCGCCGACAGCGTCTACAGCATCGTCGTCCTCGCGGGCCTCTATCTCACGACCCAGCCGCCGGACTTCGAGCACCCCCACGGCCACGAGCGCATCGAGCCGTTCGTCTCGCTGTTCGTCGCGGTCGGCGTCTTCGCCGCCGGCGGCGCCGTCCTCTGGAACGCCACGACGTCGGTCCTGAACGGCACCTACGGCGTCGACGGCGGCGCGGCCGCGGTCGTCGTCCTCGTCGGCACCGCGGGCGCGAAGTACGGCCTCTACCGCTACTGCCTCCGGATCGGCGAGGAGCGTCACTCGCCGGCCGTGACCGCCGCGGCGCTCGACAACCGCAACGACATCCTCACCGCGGCCGCCGCGCTCGTGGGCGTCCTCGGCGCGGCCGCCGGAGCGCCGATCCTCGATCCGATCGCGGGCGCGGTCGTCTCGCTCGGCATCTTCTACACGGGCTATGAAATCGTCCGCGACAACGTGAACTACCTCGTCGGCGCCGCGCCGCCCGAGGAGCTCCGCCGGGAGATCATCGAGCGCGCGCTCGCGCACCCGGAGGTCCGCGGCGCCCACGACGTCGTCGCCCACTACGTCGGCCCCGAGGTGGACGTGAGTCTCCACATCGAGGTCGAGGGCGATATGACCCTGTTCGAGGCCCACGATATCGAATCCGAGGTCGTCGAGGCCGTTCGCGCGATGCCCGAGGTCGACGACGTGTTCGTCCACGTCGATCCGAAGGAACTCGGCGAGTGGAAGCCCGACCCCGAGGCCGACCGGCTCGCCGGGATCGACGACGATCGCGGCGCTGACGGGAACGACGGCTCCGACAGCAGTGAGGCGGACGCGACGGCGGACGGAAATTCGTAA
- a CDS encoding HIT family protein encodes MTEPDRDQLFAPWRIEWVERDGDEDDIDGCPFCVLPERDADRESRIVARSEHSFVILNNYPYNPGHVMVIPERHTGEWGSLSDAELLDHARLKVATIDALEIGLGPDGVNAGENLGGSAAGGSIDDHVHTHLVPRWSGDTNFMPVIGDTKVIVEALDDTYDRLHDAFASLSAAVDEEYADDPERAVRLDFDV; translated from the coding sequence ATGACCGAGCCCGACCGGGACCAGCTCTTCGCGCCGTGGCGGATCGAGTGGGTCGAGCGCGACGGCGACGAGGACGACATCGACGGCTGTCCGTTCTGCGTCCTGCCCGAGCGCGACGCGGACAGGGAGAGCCGGATCGTCGCCCGCAGCGAGCACTCGTTCGTGATCCTGAACAACTACCCGTACAATCCGGGCCACGTGATGGTCATCCCCGAGCGCCACACCGGCGAGTGGGGATCGCTCTCGGACGCCGAACTGCTCGATCACGCCCGGCTCAAGGTGGCGACGATCGACGCCCTGGAGATCGGGCTCGGTCCGGACGGCGTCAACGCGGGCGAGAACCTCGGCGGGTCGGCCGCGGGCGGGTCGATCGACGACCACGTCCACACGCACCTCGTCCCCCGGTGGAGCGGCGACACGAACTTTATGCCCGTGATCGGCGACACGAAGGTCATCGTCGAGGCCCTCGACGACACCTACGACCGCCTCCACGACGCGTTCGCGTCGCTGTCGGCGGCCGTCGACGAGGAGTACGCCGACGACCCCGAGCGCGCGGTCCGGCTCGATTTCGACGTCTGA
- the map gene encoding type II methionyl aminopeptidase: MSDSDGLDDETLEKYREAGSVLRQVLDEAAEKVEPGVTHLEVAEFAEERIRELADGCAFPANISVDEEASHATPGRDDDTEFGEELVCLDCGVHVDGYIADAAVTVDLSGNAELVEAAEEALDAALEAVGPGVQTGEVGTAIEDVIRSYGYTPVLNLSGHGVAQYDAHTGPTIPNRGTERGVELEVGDVVAIEPFATTGRGKVSEGSNAEIYSLENDRSVRNRSARQVLDQVKDEYKTLPFAARWLEGSRAEMALRRLEQQGILHSYPVLKEDDGELISQAEHTVVVTEDGCEILTE; this comes from the coding sequence ATGAGCGACAGCGACGGACTCGACGACGAGACGCTGGAGAAGTACCGCGAGGCGGGGAGCGTCCTCCGGCAGGTCCTCGACGAGGCCGCCGAGAAGGTCGAGCCCGGCGTCACCCACCTGGAGGTCGCCGAGTTCGCCGAGGAGCGGATCCGCGAGCTCGCCGACGGCTGTGCCTTCCCGGCCAACATCAGTGTCGACGAGGAGGCCTCTCACGCGACGCCCGGCCGCGACGACGACACCGAGTTCGGCGAGGAGCTGGTCTGTCTGGACTGCGGCGTCCACGTCGACGGCTACATCGCCGACGCGGCCGTGACGGTCGACCTCTCGGGCAACGCCGAACTCGTCGAGGCCGCCGAGGAGGCGCTCGACGCCGCGCTTGAGGCCGTAGGACCGGGCGTCCAGACCGGCGAGGTCGGCACCGCGATCGAGGACGTGATCCGCAGCTACGGCTACACGCCCGTCCTCAATCTCTCGGGCCACGGGGTCGCCCAGTACGACGCCCACACGGGGCCCACGATCCCGAACCGCGGCACAGAGCGCGGCGTCGAACTCGAAGTCGGCGACGTCGTCGCGATCGAGCCGTTCGCCACGACCGGGAGAGGAAAGGTCTCGGAGGGCTCGAACGCGGAGATCTACAGCCTGGAGAACGACCGCTCGGTCCGCAACCGCTCGGCACGGCAGGTCCTCGATCAGGTGAAAGACGAGTACAAGACGCTTCCCTTCGCCGCCCGCTGGCTGGAGGGCTCCCGCGCGGAGATGGCGCTGCGCCGCCTCGAACAGCAGGGCATCCTCCACAGCTACCCCGTCCTGAAGGAGGATGACGGCGAACTGATCAGCCAGGCCGAACACACCGTCGTCGTCACCGAAGACGGGTGTGAGATCCTGACCGAATGA
- a CDS encoding alpha/beta hydrolase — MSGSDPHADQPIRTAGVAPDEADAAVVLVHGRGARADGMLQFAQEFAREGVHYVAPQAQRGTWYPNRFVAPIEQNQPHLDSALAHVGRAVDEARSGGLPPEKVLLVGFSQGACLVSDFVARDPERYGGLVLLSGGLIGEEGTDFDYAGDVDGMPFFLGVSDDDPHIPMSRAEATVEVFERLGADVRFDRYHGRGHGIFEEEIEYLGDLLSEVAGA, encoded by the coding sequence ATGAGCGGATCCGATCCCCACGCCGACCAGCCGATCCGGACCGCCGGCGTCGCGCCCGACGAGGCGGACGCGGCGGTCGTGCTCGTCCACGGCCGCGGCGCGCGCGCCGACGGGATGCTCCAGTTCGCCCAGGAGTTCGCCCGCGAGGGCGTCCACTACGTCGCGCCGCAGGCCCAGCGCGGCACGTGGTACCCGAACCGCTTCGTCGCGCCGATCGAGCAGAACCAACCCCATCTCGACTCCGCGCTCGCGCACGTCGGCCGCGCCGTCGACGAGGCCCGCTCGGGCGGGCTCCCGCCCGAGAAGGTGCTTCTGGTGGGCTTCTCGCAGGGGGCGTGTCTCGTCTCGGACTTCGTCGCCCGCGACCCGGAGCGCTACGGCGGGCTCGTCCTGCTCTCCGGTGGGCTCATCGGCGAGGAGGGCACCGACTTCGACTACGCGGGCGACGTCGACGGGATGCCGTTCTTCCTCGGCGTCAGCGACGACGATCCCCACATTCCGATGTCGCGGGCGGAAGCGACCGTCGAGGTGTTCGAGCGCCTCGGCGCCGACGTGCGCTTCGACCGCTACCACGGCCGCGGCCACGGCATCTTCGAAGAGGAGATCGAGTACCTCGGCGACCTGCTCTCCGAGGTCGCGGGCGCGTAG
- a CDS encoding ring-cleaving dioxygenase — translation MQTTGIHHVTAVAGDPQTNLAFYTEVLGLRFVKRTVNFDDTTTYHLYYGDETGTPGTALTFFPFDGAHAGRPGRGQAVATAFAVPEGGLDYWADRLRDSDATVGDRETRFGAGVLPFEDPDGQPLELVEADSPIEPWSEGPVPAEHGIRGFFGVTLHSAEPEATGNVLDVLGLTRVGSEIEPDDGAERVRYAADGDRATVVDVLHRGPPRGRPGVGTVHHVAFRAADEDEQLAWREELQDAGQFVTPQKDRQYFKSIYFREPGGILFEIATDGPGFTADESVAELGSELKLPPWLDDERGRIEAALPPLGEPGSIEGDETERPTPATDGGDGE, via the coding sequence ATGCAAACCACTGGAATCCACCACGTCACCGCCGTCGCAGGTGATCCGCAGACGAACCTCGCGTTCTACACCGAGGTCCTCGGCCTGCGGTTCGTCAAGCGAACGGTCAACTTCGACGACACGACGACGTACCACCTCTACTACGGCGACGAGACGGGCACGCCCGGCACGGCGCTCACGTTCTTCCCCTTCGACGGGGCCCACGCGGGCCGTCCGGGTCGCGGCCAGGCCGTCGCGACGGCCTTCGCCGTCCCCGAGGGGGGCCTCGACTACTGGGCAGACCGCCTCCGCGACTCGGACGCGACCGTCGGCGACCGCGAAACGCGGTTCGGCGCGGGCGTCCTCCCCTTCGAGGACCCCGACGGCCAGCCGCTCGAACTGGTCGAGGCCGACTCCCCGATCGAGCCCTGGTCGGAGGGCCCCGTCCCGGCCGAACACGGCATCCGCGGCTTCTTCGGCGTGACCCTCCACTCGGCGGAGCCCGAGGCGACGGGGAACGTCCTCGACGTGCTCGGACTCACGCGCGTCGGCTCCGAGATCGAGCCCGACGACGGCGCAGAGCGCGTGCGGTACGCCGCCGACGGCGACCGCGCGACGGTCGTCGACGTCCTCCACCGGGGGCCGCCGCGCGGCCGCCCCGGCGTCGGCACCGTCCACCACGTCGCGTTCCGCGCGGCCGACGAGGACGAACAGCTGGCCTGGCGGGAGGAACTGCAGGACGCGGGTCAGTTCGTGACGCCCCAGAAGGACCGCCAGTACTTCAAGTCGATCTACTTCCGCGAGCCGGGCGGGATACTCTTCGAGATCGCCACCGACGGGCCGGGGTTCACCGCCGACGAGTCGGTCGCGGAACTCGGGTCGGAACTCAAGCTCCCGCCGTGGCTCGACGACGAGCGCGGGCGGATCGAGGCGGCGCTGCCGCCGCTCGGAGAGCCCGGATCGATCGAGGGCGACGAGACCGAAAGACCGACGCCCGCGACGGACGGAGGTGACGGCGAATGA